One genomic segment of Vulgatibacter sp. includes these proteins:
- the polX gene encoding DNA polymerase/3'-5' exonuclease PolX, whose product MENADVARLLTEMADILELTGGNPFKVRAYRQAAQVLDTLPEPVAELWRRDELTRLPAVGKGIAEHVGELLTTGHFHEHDELARQVPLGVLELLRLEGVGPRTVAAVWKKLGITDLAGLDAACRDGSLQTLPRMGPVRCKGIRDAIDRYRGRGSRLPLHRAVFYADGLLQRLRKVPGVVRAEPAGSLRRRRETVGDLDLLVCSERPWAVMRAFVSLPGVEAVLASGETKSSVRLRAGLQVDLRVLPPESWGAALHYFTGSKRHNIEIRARAVKRGLKISEYGVFDRAGQRLGGATEAEVFAAVGLPWIPPELREADGEIEAAEKGLLPVLVEEADVRGDLHVHSRASSDAKASLEELAAEARRLGREYLAITDHSRARPLGLDEAGLRREMAAVRALDRKLRGRPRLLTGVEVDILPDGSLDLPVELLAELDWVVASIHSHFRDPARRTTERLVRAIRSGVVDVIGHPSGRQIGKRDPYPFDLHVVLEEAAARGVALEINAMPDRLDLTDEACKLARAAGVQVVIDSDAHIASHLANLRYGVWVARRGWLEAADVRNTRPLPRLRQRRERRREAEVRR is encoded by the coding sequence GCAATCCTTTCAAGGTGCGGGCCTACCGGCAGGCAGCGCAGGTGCTCGACACGCTGCCCGAGCCGGTGGCCGAGCTCTGGCGCCGCGACGAGCTCACCCGGCTCCCGGCCGTGGGAAAGGGGATCGCCGAGCACGTCGGCGAGCTCCTCACCACCGGCCATTTCCACGAACACGACGAGCTCGCCAGGCAGGTGCCCCTCGGCGTCCTCGAGCTCCTCCGCCTCGAGGGGGTCGGGCCCCGCACCGTGGCCGCGGTGTGGAAGAAGCTCGGCATCACCGATCTCGCGGGCCTCGATGCTGCGTGCAGGGACGGCTCGCTGCAGACGCTGCCGCGGATGGGCCCGGTGCGCTGCAAGGGGATCCGCGACGCGATCGATCGCTACCGGGGCCGGGGCAGCAGGCTGCCGCTGCACCGCGCGGTCTTCTACGCGGATGGATTGCTCCAGCGGCTGCGCAAGGTCCCCGGCGTGGTGCGGGCGGAGCCTGCCGGCTCGCTGCGCCGCCGGCGGGAGACGGTGGGCGACCTCGATCTGCTCGTCTGCTCCGAGCGCCCGTGGGCGGTGATGCGCGCCTTCGTCTCCCTGCCTGGCGTGGAGGCGGTGCTGGCCAGCGGCGAGACGAAGAGCTCGGTCCGCCTGCGCGCAGGGCTGCAGGTCGACCTGCGGGTGCTGCCGCCGGAATCGTGGGGCGCCGCGCTCCACTATTTCACCGGCAGCAAGCGCCACAACATCGAGATCCGCGCGCGGGCGGTGAAACGGGGCCTCAAGATCAGCGAATACGGCGTCTTCGATCGGGCGGGCCAGCGGCTCGGCGGCGCCACCGAGGCGGAGGTCTTCGCAGCGGTGGGCCTGCCCTGGATCCCGCCGGAGCTGCGGGAGGCCGACGGCGAGATCGAGGCGGCGGAGAAGGGGCTCCTGCCCGTCCTCGTGGAGGAGGCGGACGTCCGTGGCGATCTCCACGTCCACAGCAGGGCCTCCTCCGACGCGAAGGCCAGCCTCGAGGAGCTGGCTGCGGAGGCGCGGCGGCTGGGGCGCGAATATCTCGCCATCACCGACCACTCGCGAGCGCGCCCGCTGGGCCTCGACGAGGCGGGGCTGCGCCGCGAGATGGCCGCGGTGCGCGCCCTCGATCGCAAGCTGCGCGGCAGGCCGCGCCTCCTCACCGGCGTCGAGGTCGACATCCTCCCGGACGGCTCCCTCGACCTCCCGGTGGAGCTCCTCGCCGAGCTGGACTGGGTGGTGGCGAGCATCCACTCCCACTTCCGCGATCCGGCGCGGCGTACGACCGAGCGCCTCGTCCGCGCCATCCGCTCCGGCGTGGTCGACGTGATCGGCCACCCCAGTGGCAGGCAGATCGGCAAGCGCGACCCCTACCCCTTCGATCTGCACGTCGTCCTCGAGGAGGCGGCGGCCCGCGGCGTGGCCCTGGAGATCAACGCCATGCCCGATCGCCTCGACCTCACCGACGAGGCCTGCAAGCTCGCCCGTGCAGCGGGGGTGCAGGTGGTGATCGATTCCGATGCGCACATTGCAAGCCATCTGGCCAACCTGCGCTACGGCGTCTGGGTGGCGCGCCGCGGGTGGCTGGAGGCCGCCGACGTGCGCAACACCCGGCCGCTGCCGCGGCTGCGCCAGCGGCGGGAACGCAGGCGGGAAGCGGAGGTGCGGAGATGA
- a CDS encoding dienelactone hydrolase family protein, whose product MNGEEREVQVDAGPVTLEGSLGLPDRPKGVVLFAHGSGSSRFSPRNRYVARVLRDAGLATLLIDLLTAHEEEIDLVTRHLRFDIRLLAERLVGAADWLAAYDATRGLPIGTFGSSTGAAAALVTAAARPQLVHAVVSRGGRPDLAGDALSQVQAPTLLLVGGRDEPVIELNQEAMARMHAPVELRIIPGATHLFEEPGTLEEVAQHAATYFAQQLEAAAEEAAL is encoded by the coding sequence ATGAACGGCGAGGAACGTGAGGTCCAGGTCGACGCGGGGCCGGTGACGCTGGAGGGATCGCTGGGTCTTCCCGACCGGCCGAAGGGCGTGGTCCTTTTCGCCCACGGCAGCGGCTCGAGCCGCTTCAGCCCGCGCAATCGCTACGTCGCCAGGGTGCTCCGCGACGCGGGCCTCGCCACCCTGCTCATCGATCTGCTCACCGCCCACGAGGAGGAGATCGATCTGGTGACGCGGCACCTTCGCTTCGACATCCGCCTCCTCGCCGAGCGCCTCGTCGGCGCAGCGGACTGGCTCGCCGCCTACGACGCGACCCGCGGCCTCCCGATCGGCACCTTCGGCTCGAGCACCGGCGCCGCCGCGGCGCTGGTGACGGCAGCAGCACGACCGCAGCTGGTGCATGCGGTGGTCTCCCGTGGCGGCAGGCCTGATCTCGCCGGCGACGCCCTCTCCCAGGTGCAGGCGCCGACGCTGCTCCTCGTCGGCGGCAGGGACGAGCCCGTGATCGAGCTCAACCAGGAGGCGATGGCCCGGATGCACGCGCCGGTGGAGCTGCGGATCATCCCCGGGGCGACCCATCTCTTCGAGGAGCCGGGCACGCTGGAGGAGGTGGCGCAGCACGCGGCCACCTACTTCGCCCAGCAGCTCGAGGCGGCGGCGGAAGAGGCGGCTCTCTAA